From the genome of Brassica oleracea var. oleracea cultivar TO1000 chromosome C4, BOL, whole genome shotgun sequence:
TGACAATAATATAACTAATGTCAAGCATGAAATATACGATTTTAAGTCTAGTTCATGGAGGGGTCATGATATCATCAATCCTAAACGGATAAGGGAGAGAGGTGTGTCCGTGAAGGGAAATAATTACTTTGTTGTTGAGGGGAAATTATTAGGTTTCGATTTTACTAAAGAGAGATTTGGACCGTTTATGGACCTACCATTTGAAAGTAGTGATGATTTTGAGTATGATAGGATTCCATATTCTTGTGTAAGAGGGGACCAGCTTGCGGTGCTATTTCAAAGGCACCTATGTGACTTGGTGATATGGATTACAACTAAGATTGAGCCTGATGCAGTGTCGTGGAGCAATTTCTTTAAATTTGATTTGAAACCTTTCCTTGGTTTCGACCATGGGTTTAAAGTTCGCAGTTTCTTCATTGACAAGGAGAAGAAAATAGGAGTGGTTTGTGGTACTGAACTTAAAAGTCATATCAACGAGGAAAAATGTTATGTGGTTGGAGAGGATGGATGCTACCAAGCAAAAACGGGGAAGCAATATGTCTTCTCTTATGTTCCAAGTTGGGTGCAGATCCAAGTACCTTCATCATGTGGCAAAAGAAAAGGAAGAGATTGTTAGTAATATTTTACAGTAAGCTTGTTTGTTTCTTGCATCATCTCTTTTTATTCATTAATGAATTATATTGTTTTGAGAAAACCTGGTCAACTGCTCCTATCTAGTTAACAAGACACAAAAATGCTTGGCTGGTCTGAAACTATACTTTGATTATATTGTCGAATGACCCTTACTCATGCACAAGATTACATTTAATCGTGCAAAAGCTTTGATATATGTCGAGTAGAATATAAGATTTTTGTGTTGTGAGTAACTTGGTACATTCGTGGTCTGATTCTCAATTTGTGTTAGTTTAAAATACTACGAAACTACCCTGGTGGTACTTACTTTGTTCCATCATCGCCATCAACCCAAATCAGAGTTTGTTTAGTCCTTGGGAACAGATATGCATATTAAATGTATGATATATATGTACACCGTAGTTTGTCACCGTGGGATTACATGTTAGTAAATTGTTCAAGACCATTTCCAATGATTCACCTATTTTTAACTCTGAAATAGAGTAATTCTATAGTAGAGTTGTGATATACCCCAATAATACTATATTTTAGAGTGTAAAATAGAATGATGAACAAAAAAAACAATTTACTCTATATATAGAATAAACTTATTTTTTACACTGTTATAGAGTGAGAAATAGAGTATCATTGGAACATTTTTATTTCAAACTCTATTTTAGTTTCATAAATAGAGTGGGTTGGAAATGACCAAAGTGACGATTATGCTCATATAAGCAATTTACTAACATGTAATCCCACAGGCCACAGGAGATGAAACCACTTCTTGTTATTTTCATCAATAGAAAAAATGACTTTCCTTTTAGTATATACCTTAAAAGGAAAAAAAAATAGAAACAATGGATTTATCTTCGTAATATTTTAGTAAAAGTAACTAAATTGACTAAAATTTTAGAAAACCACATTGAAAAAGGAAAACCAGTTTTAAGCCTTTTTACGAAAAAAAAAACCGGCCCCTTTTCCATACCTTATTTGTCAATAAGAAAAATAGAGAGGGCAACCCTAAGAGTTAAAAACCCTAACTAATTTCTATACGGAAACAATGACGATGATCACTGATCTTTCATTGGATTTGGTAGAGGAGATACTCTCTAAGGTCTCGTTAACTTCTCTCAAAGCAGTAAAATCCACTTGCAAAAGATTCGAATACTCTATCCAAAGATGAGAGATTTGCAAAGAAACACTGTAGAAAATCAGCCAAAGAGTTTCTGATGTTCTTGACTTTTGATGATGATTGGTATGAAAAAAGATTCAATCTCCACGGAATCCATGACATCAAAGACTGGCCATGTATAAAGGAGATAGGTAAACTACATAGTCCTCTCAATTTATATATAGTCAATCAGTGTGACGGCTTATTGTTATGCCTCGCTGAGGGTATTGGGGCTAAGGCTAGTGGTATGGGACCCGTATATATTGGGCGCAGACCAGATGGATTGAACTCAGAAATAAGTACAAAGCAACAAATCGGTATGCCATAGGATACGACAACAACAACAACCATAAACTCTTGGGGCTTTTCCATGATGAGTATGACACTAATAATATTATCACCAAGCATGAAATCTACGATTTTAAGTCTAGTTCATGGAGGGTTCTTAATATCGTCACTCCTAGATATTTTGAACGGACATGGAAGAGAAGTGTGTCCTTGAAGGAAACTATTAGGTTTCGATTTTACTAAAGAGAAACTTGGACAGTGTATGGATCTACCATTTGACACTGACGATGATGATAATAAGATTCCATATTCTTGTGTCAGAGGAGGGCAGCTTGCGGTGCTATTTCAAAGGGCATTTGAATTGGTGATATGGATTACAACTAAGATTGAGCCTGATGCAGTGTCGTGGAGCAATTTATTTAAAGTTGATATGAAACCTTTCCTTGCATCATTGACAAGGAGAAGAAAGTAGCAGTGGTTTTTGGTGATTACGAGGACAAATTTTATGCGGTTGGAGAGAATGGATGCTACGAAACAAAAACGGGTATGTGAGATGTGTTCTCTTATGTTCCAAGTTTGGTGCAGCTCAAATAATTAAGGTCCAACAAAAACCTTCATGAGGCAAAAGAAAAGGAAGAGTTTATTAGTCAGTAGCTTGTTTGTTTCTTGCATATCTCTTTTTAATTTAATTTATTATTGTTTTGGAAAAATCCTGGTCAATTGCTCCTATCTTAGTTAACAAGACACAAACATGCTTGGATGGTCAGAAACTATAATTCATTATATTGTCAAATGACCCTTACTCATGCACAAAATTACATTTAAACGTGCAAATTAATTTGATATATGTCGAGTAGAATATAAGTGATTTTGTGTTGTTAGTAACTTGATACATTCCTGGTCTGATTCTCAATTTGTGTTACAGTTAAAAATACAACGAAACTACCCTTTTGATACGTTGTTCTGATTGTATTCATATCCCCTAGCTATGCTGTTTGTGGTTTGTATACAGATAGCATGAGGACAAGGGTCGATTCCTCAAATAGAGCATTGTAACAGTAAAGATTAGGATCATTACAGCAATCTACTAACATGTAATCCAACAGGCAACAGAAGATTAATCTTTTCTTGTTATTTTTCATCATTAGATTTGTTAATTTGCCTAAGTGGCAGAGACAGATAACATCAACAATGTATCTTATGAAAATTTCAAAGCTAGATTACTAAACCGAAGTGTCCCGTATATATATAAAGGTGTTTAAGATATTTGACAATTGTGACATACCTTTGGTGAGAAAACAGTGGCCACAGTTGGTAAAAATGCGACAACCGAATGGAACTTGTTGTAGACAATGCACAATGCATCAAATTCAACGTTCTTCAGGATGTCATCAGCTAGAACTGAGACCTGAACCAGCAAGTAAACATAAGATATATTACTAATACATAGTTCGAGAACAAAGGGATTTGGGGAGAGCAAGTAGATGACTCTCTCTGTATCTATAACATTCACCATCTTCCCTGCCTCTGCCATTTTTTCTCCTTCTATTTGATCCCTCTAGAAGTTGGGGAAGGGAAAAATAGAAATTCACAACACTTATTTTATAGAATATGAAATAGTACAAATCATCACTGATGTCTCGAGTTTTAACCCGATTATCTAACTGCAAGTGCACANNNNNNNNNNNNNNNNNNNNNNNNNNNNNNNNNNNNNNNNNNNNNNNNNNNNNNNNNNNNNNNNNNNNNNNNNNNNNNNNNNNNNNNNNNNNNNNNNNNNTTGCTCCAAAACGAGTTTAAAACCGTTAAAAACACGGAATATCAATCACATAAAAGATAACCAAAAAAAAAAAGAGAGAAAAAACACACACACAAAGGAACTGCTTCA
Proteins encoded in this window:
- the LOC106339080 gene encoding F-box protein At1g59680-like; translated protein: MTMITDLSLDLVEEILSKVPLTSLKAVKSTCKRWNTLSKDESFTKKHSAEEFPAFLNFDYCCSQRRFSVHRIHYNIEDLPCIKEIGKLHSPIKLHILHQCDGLLLGHAEDKLVVWNPSLAQTRWIELRNKRSVYKRRGLGRCAIGYDNNKNHKVLVRFYDVYDNNITNVKHEIYDFKSSSWRGHDIINPKRIRERGVSVKGNNYFVVEGKLLGFDFTKERFGPFMDLPFESSDDFEYDRIPYSCVRGDQLAVLFQRHLCDLVIWITTKIEPDAVSWSNFFKFDLKPFLGFDHGFKVRSFFIDKEKKIGVVCGTELKSHINEEKCYVVGEDGCYQAKTGKQYVFSYVPSWVQIQVPSSCGKRKGRDC